The stretch of DNA GCAGATCAGGGCTGGGGGCTTCACCCTCACCCCACCAGACCCTCAAAGGAGCCTGGCAACCCCCGTCCCACACTCAGTCCCACCCAGGGACCGGCCAGTGCCCTTCAGGCCCCAGCACAAGCCATCTCCAGAGCCCTTGCTTCCCTGTCCCTTGTCCTTCACGAATGACCCTGTCATCCCCATCCtgtgcctccctcccaccctctgtCCCTCTGGAAAGTGGCCCTGGGCTCTGCAGCAGGCATGAAGGGCCCCAGGCTGCTCCGACACTTCCCACGTGACCCTGAGCAAGGCCCAAGTTGCGAGCAAGTCTCAGGGTCCTCACTGCCAACTGGGAAAAACTCTGCAGTGATGAGAATCACATGCACGTAGAAGGTGCAGGAGGCGTGGGAATGTTCTAAGGTTGGGCTGTGGTCATGGCTGCATAACTCCATAAAATTGCTAAAATCCCTGAATTGTGATGCTAAAATGATGTGTGTGGCATGGTGACTTCCTACAGTGGACGCTGAGATCCTTCTCTGCTTCCCTCCTAGGGGCCCTGCCCAGACCCTCCATCTCggctgagccaggcactgtgatcCCCCCGGGAAGCCATGTGACTTTCATGTGCCGGGGCCCGGTTGGGGTTCAAACATTCCGCCTGGAGAGGGAGGATAGAGCCAAGTACAAAGATAGTTATAATGTGTTTCGACTTGGTCCATCTGAGTCAGAGGCCAGATTCCACATTGACTCAGTAAGTGAAGGAAATGCCGGGCTTTATCGCTGCCTCTATTATAAGCCCCCTGGATGGTCTGAGCACAGTGACTTCCTGGAGCTGCTGGTGAAAGGTGAGGACATcacctgggccctgccccagtCTCAGCTCGACCCTCGAGCTTGTCCCGAGGTCCCTGGACCCTGTCCCGGCTGCTGTCCTCTCTCTGTGGCCACCCTTGCCCTCCTCCTGACCCCCAAGCcatcccctccccctcttcctctgcACACACCTCCCCTCTGCCCTCACACCTGCTTAGGTCCCTGGAGCCCTGGTCTCCTCTGGATGCCACAGATTGCCTGGACACTCAGTCCCAGCATTGGGTTGGCTCAGAGCTGGCTCTGCTTGGCTGGGTGGGGAGTGGGTTCCCAGAGATTAGGGGGTAACCCCCCTACAAGGGGATGAGTGTCTTTTCACACAGGATTGATGGTCCCATTTGTTATTCCTTTCCACTGAGCCAGAACCTACCCCAGGCAATGTGCTCCTCCTGGTGTGGTTCATCTCCCACTGGGCAGAACACAGGGTCCAGGGATGGCCCCTGACCAGGGCGGGACAGTGCTTTGGGAAAACCTTTGGTATGTGACCACATGCACCCCTGTGTGTGCTCAGCCCGAGATGTCCTGGAGTCAAAGTCCACTGGAGAGGATCCAACCCATCTTCATGTCCCCCCAGGACCTCAGCAGTCCCCTGAGGTCAAGAAGAGCTTGTGGTGGGAGGAGCAGAGGGAGTGACCAGCCCCAGGGAGAATGGGGCAAGCAGCGGGGCTCTCCCCAGCCTCCTGTCCCCTGCCCCGTTTTCTCAGGAGTCTCGAGACATTGTCTGGAATTGCGTGATGGCCAGGCGGCCTTTGGATGGGGGCTCAGGGTGGAGGAGGGCAGGTTGGTTGGGACGGGTTCTAAATCCTTCTCCTGCCCCTGTTTACAGAAACCTCTGGAGGCCCGGACTCCCCCGACACAGAGCTCGGCTCCTCAGCTGGTCAGTAGCAGGGTCCTCAGCTGGAGGGGATTACAGGGGGATCTGTGCTGGGGATGCTGTTCCGGGTCCAGCCCTCTGCCCTGGGCTTGGAGTCAAGGTCTAGGGAGGCCACGGGAAGGCACCGACACCCACCAAGCTCTGGGAGGTCGCTAATGCTCACAGAGACCATAGCAGCAATGGTACCGTGATTGCAACCTTGTTCCATGCCAGGAACTGTGGAAAGCACTTAATGCAAGCACCACTTAATGGGGGAGGTACTAGTCTGATCCTCTAACTCCTCCTCCTCTCTAATGTGCAAAACATAAATTAAAGTTTCTTGCTTAACGGCACAAGGCTATGAAGGGGCAGGGGCCACCCACCCGGGCAGCCCCATCCCAGACTTCCGGGCTCGCCCGAGCTCCACGCTGCCCCCTTGTGGGCGTGACCTCACCATTCACCCCGCTCTGCACCTGATGGAGGGACTTAGAACTCACCTTCCAACCTGGGACACCCGGAGAGGGACGGGGCTGCTCCTGTTGGCTCTGTGGTCTCCGGGGGAGGCCTGAACAGTGGAGTAAGGTCCCTTAAGAGGAGGAGGGCTCCACAGGGAGGGGACGTAGCTGTGAACGGTGACCAGGATGAAGCCATGAGGCTTCCCTTCCACCTGGCTCTGCTCTGGACTCTGTGATGGGAGAGAAGCTGCCTCTGGCTCTGCCCCTGGACTCTGTGTGATGGAAGTGAAGCTGCCCCGAGTCCCTGGGTCTCAAGTTGTCCATCTCCCCATGTGATCTGTGACCAGAACCTCCCAGGGGAGGACACGGGGTCATAAGCCATCTGCGGACCCTTCCCCACCTGGGTTTCTATCACCAGAGTATGTCCTTGGACCTAGACCCAGTGCCTGCCTGTGAGGCTCGGGCTGTGAGCTCAGGCAGGTGGGACCAGGGGCTGAAGCCAcatggggaggtgggaggagcgATGCCGTGCTCCATCCGGACCCCCTCAGTGGCTCCTGGGCTGCCAGGGCACAGCGGGACATGCTCCTGAGTCCCGCAGACCTGGTTCAAGTCCAGTGTCTGGTTTTTATTAGGCTTCTGTCTGCGGGAATATCTTGcctctgtttctctccctctcttcttctccttccctctctcctctctcacctTCATGCAGTGACATATAAAGATCACGAGGACAGACCCTCCTGCAGCCAGATTGCTGGGTTCATGGTTCAAATCCCGGTGGTTCTGCCACCCCCTGGCTCTATGCCTGACGGTGACTCACCCAAACCTCCTGTGTCCCAAATTCCTGATGTGAAACAGAGGCAATAGAAGAGCTGTCCTGGTAGAATCCTTTAGGGCAGACTTGAGTTCAGGTACACACGGCGCTGACATCAGTGCTGATTAGAAAACCCCAAAGGAGGGATGCTCCTATTAATACTGAGGAAGTATTTTGTCCTCACAGGGACCGTGCCAGGCACTGAAGCCTCCGGATTTGATGCACCATGAATGAGGAGAAATGGCCTCCCGTCTTGTGAACTTCAATGGGGAGAAATAGTTAGAATGAGCAATAGAAATGCACAGatgcctatatatacatatacaaataaaaagatacGATTCGCAATGGAGAATTTCAGACCTATCAtttcaattatattaaatatgttcacgtaatgtattacatatataaggaacataattatataataaaaatatgttaacataTCACCACATATCACTATAATTGTATTATATGAAAGATATATTTACAACATATAGTACAATAAATTTCAGGTGTTATAATTAATAAACAAgtacaaacataaatatatattatctattatttatagattataattataactgaaaaattttatatttaattatgtttatatgtaatatacattatacattatatattatagtgaatatatgcaacatatattATAAGTATAAATCATATACAATTAACattatatacattaaattataATGTACATGTCAAGATTAcataattcaatatatatttgttatatattatacgtttacataatacatgatacatataactataaataatataaaaactgtaatattgcacatatataatacatatgtaattttaaatggtGGCAAATGTTATGAAGACCAAGCCCAGGAAGTCATGGTATAGAATAACGGGTGGTGTCCTGGACCTTGGACcgtggaggaggcaggagggaaggaCATTCCAAGAGAGAATGTCTGCCTTTCTTGAAGGATATTGAAGATGCTGCCTCggcagtgggggaggggaggggcgctGTTCCTGGAAGAGGGACGCTTGGCTCGGAGCCTGGGTTTGGGGGAGCCCCTCAGGACCCCATTTAGCCACCTGGGAATTGGGTAGTGGCGTGACCCCATTTAGCCACCTGGGAATTGGGTAGTGGCGTGCACTGTGCAGAGGAGGGTGAAGGTTGGAGGAGATGACAGGCGGCCTGTAATGCGCCAGATGcctgggatctcggctcactgcaacctccacctcccgggttcaagcgattctcctgcctcagcctgccgagcagctgggactacaggcacgcgccaccacgtcgggctaatttttgtatttttagtagagacggggttccattcaggccaggctggtctggaactcctgacctcaggtgatccgcccgcgtcagcctcccagagtgctgggattacaggcgtgagccgccgcgcctggccgatatatataatttttaaaacttcaacaaGAGCTCAGCCAGCTCTTTCTATGGGGCAATTGCTAATTTAGTTCTATGCAAATATTGACACATTAAGTCCTTGTACACACTGTCCTCAGCATGCCTtattatttttcccccttttcttggAGAAACTATCGACTGAAACATGGAGCAACCTCTCCAAGGTCAGCCAGGTCTCAGGGGCAGGGGCTGTCTGAACTCCAGGACAGGCTGCAGCTCACCACGCTGGGAGGTTTCTGCCCTGCCATACTCTCAACTTTTAATTTGTACTgggctttaattttcttttcttttcttttcttttcttttttctttttttttttttttgagacggagtctcgctctgtcacccaggctggagtgcagtggcgcgatctctgctcactgcaagctccgcctcccgggttcacgccattctcctgcctcagcctcccgagtagctgggactacaggcgcccgcccccacgcccggctaatttttgtatttttagtagagacggggtttcaacgtgttctcaatctcctgacctcgtgatccgcccgcctcggcctcccaaagtgctgggattacaggcgtgagccaccgcgcccggccgagctttaattttctatttgtgcTGAAGTTTAATTTCCTTCCAGGATCTGTTTCCTAGACCTGTgctctttatttttgctttcctctGTTACATGATGACTGATTCTCTCTGTTCTTTATGTGGGACACATtcttcctgctctctctctctctctgtgtgtgcgtgtggtgtgCGTGTCTCTGCATCTCTGTACCTCTGTCTTTCTTCTCCCTGGTTGTTTTTCAACTATTAGCGCAGTGTTTTCTCCCATCACCTCTTGTTTGTTTGGCTTGGACCCTGAGGTGGACAGGTGGGTAAATGAGGCCTTCAGCAAAGGGTGGACAGCTTGACCCTAGCAGAGGAGGATGTGTGAATTTTTCTACCCCTTGCAGAGCACAGGAGGGCTGAGCAGGCCCCAGTACCTGCTCCAGTGTAAGGAAGTCCAGGATGTGCAGGCATCCAGGCCGCAGTGAAAAGCAGGACAGACATGGTTTAGGGGAAATTAAACAAAAGCACCCAACTGTTCTTTTGTGGGGATTGGTGGAAAGAGGATGGGTCCAGGGAGAGGACAGAAAAGCAGAGGCAGCGACTCATCTTTTCTCCTGGATCCTCCAACCTGCCCAATGCAGGGGCTGGGACTCAGCACGATGGGTCTGGGGACACTGCTGTATGGAGAGGATGTCCCTCCTGCTCCACCGCCCCCAAGCCCACCTGGAGAAGGAGCCACGTTTAACACACCCAGTGGTGCAGTGTGGCCAGGCAGAGAGGGAAGGCCCACCCTGTGATCATGACCGCACCGTAATTCCCCTGAGGAGTGTCCTGGGGGTGAACATCAGGGGGCTGCAGTGGGACCCAacatggaggggaggggaggcctcACTTGGGCCAGATGGGGCAGCAGCAGATACTCACAAATGTCCCTGAATCCCTGGGACTAAGTGGACATTGAGTCAACAAGAAGGGTCCCCAGGCCTTGAGGgagcagagagaggaaggaaggacaaaTGGCTATCAGTACAGACATCAGTGGGATCCCCCCCGCAATTAGTGAGCAAACCCCACAGACCCCAGTCAGCTCAGGCCCAAAGCCCAAAGGCCAGCAGGAGGGCACAGAACCACTGTCCCAAGCATCACCTTTGACCCCTGCTTCCTCCATATTGGGCACTACCCTGGGAAGGAGCTCAGGAGAGAGGGAAAGTGGGAAGATGAAATCatactaaagaaagtgaaaacTGATTGTGAAGGGCTGAGTTTAAACTCCagggagtgtgtgagtgtgtgtgtgttcaccagGGCAGCTTATGAGGAAGAGTGACATCAATGATAGAAgacgtatttctttttttcttttctttgtttttttttttttttttttttttttttttgagatggagtctcgctctgtcacccaggctggagtgcagtggcacaatctcggctcactgcaagctctgctcccaggttcacgccattctcctgcctcagcctcccgagtagctgggactacaggcacccgccaccaagcccggctaattttttgtatttttagtagagatggggtttcaccgtgttagccaagatggtctcaacctcctgacctcgtgatccacccacctcagcctcccaaagtgctgggattacaggcgtgagcccctgcacccagctccATAGAAGACGTATTTCTTCTGTTGAACTGAGTGCAGGCTGATCTGTTGCACAAACACACACGAAGCCACACCAACACATACAAGGATGGAATCCTCACTGGCGTGCAATGCTATTTAACTCCTCAGGTATTAACTACCTaaggaaagaaatataattcaTTGGATTTTTGATGATGCctcagtgaaataaaccagagtCTGTTCCATCGAAAATGCCAGGTAAACGttgactctttttatttttctctgttttatcaTGCATATATAACAGGCTTTTCCCCCCCAACAGGATCAATATTTTACGGGCCCTTTTATAAACTGCTTGTTCTGTTAAAAATTCACCAGAAAGCATCTCTCCCTCTGTTGCATGTCCGCAATGAGCCCTCATAGTTTGTCGCACATCCCACACTGCACACCCTCCTGAAAAATGCTTGGTTTGTGTGATAACATGCCCTGTCCCTTTCTCTCCCCACCAGCCTTTTCCATGTGGAGAAATGTTACTTAAAATGTTTCACATTTGATAGGGAGTCAGTGGCGCTATGTATGGACTGTGTTTCAGTTTCTTtgcatgtggattttttttttttttttgagacggagtcttgctctgtcacccaggctggagtgcagtgacatgatcttggctcattgcagcctccacctcccaggttcaagcgattctcctgcctcagcctcctgagtagagtagctgggattacaggcatgtgtcaccacgcctggctaatttttgtatttttagtagagacggggtttcatcctgttggccaggctggtctcgaactcctgacctcaagtgatctgccccaccttggcctcccaaagtgctgggattacaggcgagagtcactgtgcctggccaaaatgtggAGAATTTGATAGGTATTTTGTTGCCGaccttttcttcctgtttccttGGGGATTCGGGTGGTTACTTtcacacagaaagaaaacagctttTCCTGAGGACAGTGGTTCCCACCATGGAACTGAGACACGCTGAGCGTGTGAGAGATGCCCAGAGTGGCAGTCATGGCATCCTGATCTGCAGACCGCTTCTCGGCTTCTGTCCAGAGCAGAGGCCAGGTGTCTGGACTTCCCTTTCTCAGACCGTTGGACCAGCTGGGCAGGGTGTTGAAGAAAAAAAGTCCAGTGTCACTTTTTGAGGCACAGTAAGGAGGACATTATTCAGGACTATTGCTGTAGGTACAGGGACCATGGTGATGGAATTGCGCAGTGTGGGAAAGAGACTGGGCTCAACTCTGAGTAGAACAGGAAAAGTGGGAATTTGTAGCCTTGGAGCAGGGTGAGCGGGGTCAGTCAgtggaaaattgctaagagaagtCCTCAGGGGTTAAGAAGACTCTGGCTAAACCGACCcagcaggattcttgctgaaggcaggccaagGCGGCCAGACATCACCTAAGGCTGATGGAGAATGAAGGTTCTTACCTGTGAACCATCTGATTAAGGGTGATCAGATATCTAGAGTTAAACTGACTCTGCAGGATTCTTGCTTAAGTAAGAATTGGAAAAGAGTTGCAATTCTTACTAAAATTGGGCAAAGCAGAGATAAACATGGAAGCCCAGAGGTCAGGGCTCGTTGGAAAAGAGCTCAGAGGAGCCTGAGTCGAGCGTGGTCAAGGAGATCGTCTATCTGAAGGGAGAACGTAGAGCCTGGGCAGGTGTTGGGGAGGAGGGTTTAGACCAAGAATCACAAAGCTCATGGGCTTTGCTTCATGGAGGGATCACAGACCCAAGAGCTTCATTCTCTTCTTCTTGAAGAAATGTGACCACTGGGGCTGGGTCTCTCCTGGGCTTGAGAGTGAGGTCTGGGGAAACCCACAGGTCTGTGCCCTTGGAGAGGCTTAGCCCACCTGTTCCCAGGAGGACACCACAGCCAACAGTGAGAACCTGTCCTCCATCTCTATCAGACCACAGCTTGCTGACCCCAAGAACCAGAAGGGAGTGCCTTCCCCTAGGACCCCAGCTCTGCTGGGAGACCTTCTGTACCCATGGCCTCTGCCAGTCACTCTCACCTGTGACCCTAAAATGTCTCAAGCCCTTCTCTGCATGTTCCTAATTCTTGGTCCATCCTGTCCTCTTGGGGATGGCCCTTTGCATGGAACATCACTGCAGGCCTCAGGAACCCCAGGACAGAGCACAGTCCTCAGCTTCCTCCATCCTGTGAGCAGGTGACTTGGGATTTCGGATGAGGTTGGCAGTGACTGGAGATTTTGGAATCTGACACATGCTTTTAACTACCTGGAAGGACTGTGCCCTAAGAGACAGAAGATATGAGAAGCATGAGAATCCACTGAAATGTAAAGGTCTTTAGAGCTACAAGAGAAGCTctaaaaagacaaggaaatgcaGAAAGCCCCCAGTTCCTCAGTGGCTTGGGAGGGAGGCACAGACTTCCTGACTATACAGGAGATGATGGGAAGACTCATTACGGATGAGGGCTAGGAGACCACCCTTCCTTAGTTACGTGTTTTGTGCTGTGTCTTGACAAGAGAGATGAATCAGGGTCCTAGATGAGAATTCACCACCATCCAAGACTTAATGGGTGTGTGTAGACTCTGAAGTCCAAGAAGTTCTGCCGACCGACGTCTGCACAAACCACTCTCAGCAAAACAACCACTAGAGTAATCCAGGGTTTCAGAAAGAGTTGGTCTTTTCCAATCTAGCTGAGAATATCTTCTCTCAGTGAgagagggacacacacacacacacacacacacacacacacacacactgtattggctctgttttctctgaagtgtgtggcctttttttttaaggtgttgTAGATTACTTGGAACTAAA from Gorilla gorilla gorilla isolate KB3781 chromosome 20, NHGRI_mGorGor1-v2.1_pri, whole genome shotgun sequence encodes:
- the LAIR2 gene encoding leukocyte-associated immunoglobulin-like receptor 2 → MSPHLTALLGLVLCLAQTIHTQEGALPRPSISAEPGTVIPPGSHVTFMCRGPVGVQTFRLEREDRAKYKDSYNVFRLGPSESEARFHIDSVSEGNAGLYRCLYYKPPGWSEHSDFLELLVKETSGGPDSPDTELGSSAGTVPGTEASGFDAP